The following proteins are co-located in the Anas platyrhynchos isolate ZD024472 breed Pekin duck chromosome 1, IASCAAS_PekinDuck_T2T, whole genome shotgun sequence genome:
- the ERCC5 gene encoding DNA excision repair protein ERCC-5 isoform X2, whose amino-acid sequence MGVQGLWKLLECTGRPINPETLEGKILAVDISIWLNQAIKGARDRHGNSIQNAHLLTLFNRLCKLLFFRIRPVFVFDGEAPLLKRQTLAKRRYRKDVAVRDSRTTTEKLLKTFLKRQAIKTALTGKSSEVLPSITQVRREEIDDIYVLPSLENEEKNSSEEEDEKEWEVRMSQKKILQEELFENPHSVDIESEDFNKLPPEIKHEILTDMKEFTKRKRTLFEAMPEESSDFSQYQLRGLLKKSNLNRCIEIVEKELNQQHSGQIQEQYENEGGFVKEVESRRVISEDTSHYILIKGIQAKEATSRDLETTAGPSSKKPEFTKLNKINESSANAEVVASDKLQTEKDKNVVTAPPSPRTLLAIQAAMAESSSEEELGYKDEGRLNVVPSITEEGSVSPRTLQAIQQALNDDDDEEEEVVTVRTDRVLTERSEMKDFLLSSSDEEDQVPEVREDKETPMSAIHSSTQVIMQDAEFGQKSQELEKNQITHKGTSISTAENYSCVDDARKEKEDKEESDSKMDLNSLENKDTNLCIQKPSYSPAENSIGSLIHNETADLSETEENLKTSKNIEEVILQTGENVSEVQKEIIFFPAAEGPKEEREGISQSEDSDSDGSFIEVDAEISNEGDSPAKYDESLGEKPALSEMEKDKQDVVTQNLQESDGAQLTNSQNAEQENDGKDAADEWQDISLEELEELEDDLSVEQDVLQAQKQQQERVASSVTGQMFLESQELLRLFGIPYIEAPMEAEAQCAILDLTDQTSGTITDDSDVWLFGARHVYKNFFSQNKYVEYYQYIDFQNQLGLDRNKLINLAYLLGSDYTEGIPNVGFVTAMEILNEFPGRGLEPLLKFAEWWQEAQKNKKMRSNPHDTKVKKKLRDLQLSSGFPNPAVAEAYLKPVVDERRGSFTWGKPDVEQIREFCKDHFGWTRTKIDEVLLPVMKQLNLQQTQLRIDSFFRQAQHEKQAIKSQRLRRAVTCLKRKEKEEEADEIREATAVMEKELKQHEKRKGGSTSGCSNHQAMATEIQSGKRRKRSDFRKEPLYGGGFVGNLHLSETSSDSSAEELESRDLDESKRRKITSEVETTDHKEKKGYSSSSGEDEELGNLIMVTAKSVFEGRKQKPRNKRGKKKKKP is encoded by the exons ATGGGAGTTCAAGGACTTTGGAAACTGCTTGAATGCACTGGAAGACCTATAAACCCAGAAACACTAGAAGGAAAAATTCTTGCTGTTG ATATTAGTATTTGGTTAAACCAAGCAATAAAGGGAGCCAGAGATCGTCATGGTAATTCCATACAAAATGCTCACCTTCTCACTCTGTTTAATCGGCTCTGCAAGTTACTGTTTTTCCGAATTCGGCCTGTCTTTGTTTTTGATGGAGAGGCACCGCTTCTGAAGAGACAGACCTTG GCTAAGCGAAGATACAGGAAGGATGTGGCTGTGCGTGATTCCAGGACAACTACAGAGAAactcttgaaaacatttttgaagagACAAGCTATCAAAACTGCTCTTACAGGCAAAAG CAGTGAAGTTTTGCCCAGTATAACACAAGTTCGGAGAGAAGAAATTGATGATATATATGTATTGCCTTCTTTAGAGAATGAAGAGAAGAACAG CTCAGAGGAGGAAGACGAAAAAGAATGGGAAGTGAGAATGAGCCAAAAAAAGATATTGCAG gAAGAATTATTTGAAAACCCTCATTCTGTAGATATTGAATCAGAAGATTTTAACAAGCTGCctccagaaataaaacatgAGATCTTGACTGATATGAAAGAATTTACAAAACGAAAAAGAACATTGTTTGAAGCAATGCCGGAG gagtCCAGTGACTTTTCCCAGTACCAGCTTAGGGGTTTGCTTAAGAAAAGCAACCTCAATCGGTGCATAGAAATTGTAGAAAAAGAATTGAATCAACAGCACTCTGGTCAAATCCAAGAACAGTATGAAAATGAAGGTGGTTTTGTGAAAGAAGTGGAATCTAGAAGGGTAATTTCTGAAGACACTTCTCACTATATCTTAATAAAAG gtATTCAAGCAAAAGAAGCTACTAGTAGAGACTTGGAAACTACTGCAGGACCCTCATCAAAAAAGCCTGAATTTACAAAGttgaataaaattaatgaatCTTCTGCAAATGCAGAAGTAGTTGCATCTGACAAGTTGCAGacagagaaagataaaaatgtagTAACAGCACCACCCTCTCCCCGGACTTTGCTTGCTATCCAGGCAGCTATGGCAGAAAGCAGCTCAGAAGAAGAACTGGGATACAAAGATGAAGGACGCTTGAACGTTGTCCCATCTATAACAGAGGAAGGTAGTGTGTCTCCAAGAACATTACAGGCAATTCAGCAAGCTCtgaatgatgatgatgatgaagaggaggaagttGTTACTGTTAGAACTGATAGAGTGCTAACAGAAAGGTCAGAAATGAAGGATTTTCTGCTTAGTAGCTCCGATGAGGAAGATCAGGTCCCTGAAGTACGGGAGGATAAAGAAACACCTATGTCTGCAATTCATTCATCAACCCAAGTGATTATGCAAGATGCTGAATTTGGACAAAAGAGTCAGgagttggaaaaaaatcaaattacacACAAGGGCACCAGTATATCCACAGCTGAAAATTATTCCTGTGTTGATGatgctagaaaagaaaaagaagacaaagaagaaagTGATTCAAAAATGGACTTAAATTCTTTGGAAAACAAGGATACAAACTTGTGCATTCAGAAGCCAAGCTATTCCCCTGCAGAAAATAGTATAGGGTCTTTGATTCACAATGAAACAGCAGACCTTTCTGAAACTGAGGAAAACTTGAAAACTTCTAAAAATATAGAGGAAGTAATTTTACAAACAGGAGAGAATGTATCTGAGgtacaaaaggaaataattttttttccagcagcagaaggtcctaaagaggaaagagaagggaTATCACAGTCTGAAGACAGCGATTCTGATG gAAGCTTTATTGAAGTGGATGCTGAAATCAGTAATGAGGGTGATTCACCTGCTAAATATGATGAGAGTCTGGGTGAAAAACCAGCACTTTCAGAAATGGAGAAGGACAAACAAGATGTTGTCACACAGAACTTGCAGGAATCTGATGGAGCGCAGCTGACAAACAGTCAGAATGCTGAACAAGAAAATGATGGTAAAGATGCAGCAGATGAGTGGCAAGACATCAGTTTG gaagaACTAGAAGAATTAGAAGATGACCTTTCTGTTGAGCAGGATGTGCTTCAAGCtcaaaaacagcagcaggagcgTGTTGCTTCTTCTGTAACAGGGCAGATGTTCTTGGAAAGCCAG GAGCTCCTCCGTCTGTTTGGCATTCCATACATCGAAGCTCCAATGGAAGCGGAGGCACAGTGTGCAATACTGGACCTCACTGACCAGACCTCTGGGACAATCACTGATGATAGTGATGTTTGGTTATTTGGTGCACGGCATGTTTATAAAAATTTCTTCAGTCAAAACAAATATGTGGAATATTATCAGTACATTGATTTTCAGAACCAGCTAG GGTTGGATCGAAACAAGTTAATTAATCTGGCGTACTTGCTTGGAAGTGACTACACTGAGGGCATCCCAAATGTTGGCTTTGTAACAGCGATGgagattttaaatgaatttcctGGGCGTGGATTGGAACCTCTCCTAAAATTCGC tGAATGGTGGCAGGAggctcaaaaaaataaaaaaatgagatctAATCCACATGATACCAAAGTCAAGAAGAAGTTGCGGGATCTACAGCTTTCTTCAGGTTTCCCAAATCCAGCAGTGGCAGAAGCATACCTGAAGCCTGTGGTGGATGAAAGAAGGGGTTCGTTCACCTGGGGGAAGCCTGATGTAGAGCAGATCAGAGA ATTCTGTAAAGATCACTTTGGCTGGACTAGGACAAAGATAGATGAAGTCCTTTTGCCTGTGATGAAACAGCTGAACTTGCAGCAG acTCAGCTTCGGATTGATTCATTCTTCAGACAAGCACAGCATGAAAAACAAGCTATTAAAAGTCAGAGACTACGCAGAGCTGTGACTTgtctgaagagaaaggaaaaagaagaagaagctgATGAAATTCGGGAAGCTACTGCTGTTATGGAGAAAGAACTTAAACAGcatgagaaaaggaaagggggaagtACTTCAGGCTGCTCAAATCATCAAGCCATGGCAACAGAAATCCAAagtggaaagagaaggaagcgTTCAGATTTCAGAAAGGAACCTTTATATGGAGGCGGTTTTGTTGGGAATTTGCATCTCTCAGAAACTTCTAGTGACTCCTCAGCAGAGGAATTGGAAAGCAGAGATTTAGATGAgagcaaaaggaggaaaattacCTCTGAAGTAGAGACAACAGAccataaagagaaaaaagggtACAGTAGCTCAAGTGGTGAGGATGAAGAACTGGGAAACCTGATCATGGTGACTGCCAAATCTGTGTTTgagggcagaaaacagaaaccacGGaataagagaggaaaaaaaaagaaaaagccttaa
- the ERCC5 gene encoding DNA excision repair protein ERCC-5 isoform X5 encodes MEHPQLLWAACASALPPSYEVLPSITQVRREEIDDIYVLPSLENEEKNSSEEEDEKEWEVRMSQKKILQEELFENPHSVDIESEDFNKLPPEIKHEILTDMKEFTKRKRTLFEAMPEESSDFSQYQLRGLLKKSNLNRCIEIVEKELNQQHSGQIQEQYENEGGFVKEVESRRVISEDTSHYILIKGIQAKEATSRDLETTAGPSSKKPEFTKLNKINESSANAEVVASDKLQTEKDKNVVTAPPSPRTLLAIQAAMAESSSEEELGYKDEGRLNVVPSITEEGSVSPRTLQAIQQALNDDDDEEEEVVTVRTDRVLTERSEMKDFLLSSSDEEDQVPEVREDKETPMSAIHSSTQVIMQDAEFGQKSQELEKNQITHKGTSISTAENYSCVDDARKEKEDKEESDSKMDLNSLENKDTNLCIQKPSYSPAENSIGSLIHNETADLSETEENLKTSKNIEEVILQTGENVSEVQKEIIFFPAAEGPKEEREGISQSEDSDSDGSFIEVDAEISNEGDSPAKYDESLGEKPALSEMEKDKQDVVTQNLQESDGAQLTNSQNAEQENDGKDAADEWQDISLEELEELEDDLSVEQDVLQAQKQQQERVASSVTGQMFLESQELLRLFGIPYIEAPMEAEAQCAILDLTDQTSGTITDDSDVWLFGARHVYKNFFSQNKYVEYYQYIDFQNQLGLDRNKLINLAYLLGSDYTEGIPNVGFVTAMEILNEFPGRGLEPLLKFAEWWQEAQKNKKMRSNPHDTKVKKKLRDLQLSSGFPNPAVAEAYLKPVVDERRGSFTWGKPDVEQIREFCKDHFGWTRTKIDEVLLPVMKQLNLQQTQLRIDSFFRQAQHEKQAIKSQRLRRAVTCLKRKEKEEEADEIREATAVMEKELKQHEKRKGGSTSGCSNHQAMATEIQSGKRRKRSDFRKEPLYGGGFVGNLHLSETSSDSSAEELESRDLDESKRRKITSEVETTDHKEKKGYSSSSGEDEELGNLIMVTAKSVFEGRKQKPRNKRGKKKKKP; translated from the exons atggagcatccacagcttctctgggcagcctgtgccagtgccttgcCACCTTCATA TGAAGTTTTGCCCAGTATAACACAAGTTCGGAGAGAAGAAATTGATGATATATATGTATTGCCTTCTTTAGAGAATGAAGAGAAGAACAG CTCAGAGGAGGAAGACGAAAAAGAATGGGAAGTGAGAATGAGCCAAAAAAAGATATTGCAG gAAGAATTATTTGAAAACCCTCATTCTGTAGATATTGAATCAGAAGATTTTAACAAGCTGCctccagaaataaaacatgAGATCTTGACTGATATGAAAGAATTTACAAAACGAAAAAGAACATTGTTTGAAGCAATGCCGGAG gagtCCAGTGACTTTTCCCAGTACCAGCTTAGGGGTTTGCTTAAGAAAAGCAACCTCAATCGGTGCATAGAAATTGTAGAAAAAGAATTGAATCAACAGCACTCTGGTCAAATCCAAGAACAGTATGAAAATGAAGGTGGTTTTGTGAAAGAAGTGGAATCTAGAAGGGTAATTTCTGAAGACACTTCTCACTATATCTTAATAAAAG gtATTCAAGCAAAAGAAGCTACTAGTAGAGACTTGGAAACTACTGCAGGACCCTCATCAAAAAAGCCTGAATTTACAAAGttgaataaaattaatgaatCTTCTGCAAATGCAGAAGTAGTTGCATCTGACAAGTTGCAGacagagaaagataaaaatgtagTAACAGCACCACCCTCTCCCCGGACTTTGCTTGCTATCCAGGCAGCTATGGCAGAAAGCAGCTCAGAAGAAGAACTGGGATACAAAGATGAAGGACGCTTGAACGTTGTCCCATCTATAACAGAGGAAGGTAGTGTGTCTCCAAGAACATTACAGGCAATTCAGCAAGCTCtgaatgatgatgatgatgaagaggaggaagttGTTACTGTTAGAACTGATAGAGTGCTAACAGAAAGGTCAGAAATGAAGGATTTTCTGCTTAGTAGCTCCGATGAGGAAGATCAGGTCCCTGAAGTACGGGAGGATAAAGAAACACCTATGTCTGCAATTCATTCATCAACCCAAGTGATTATGCAAGATGCTGAATTTGGACAAAAGAGTCAGgagttggaaaaaaatcaaattacacACAAGGGCACCAGTATATCCACAGCTGAAAATTATTCCTGTGTTGATGatgctagaaaagaaaaagaagacaaagaagaaagTGATTCAAAAATGGACTTAAATTCTTTGGAAAACAAGGATACAAACTTGTGCATTCAGAAGCCAAGCTATTCCCCTGCAGAAAATAGTATAGGGTCTTTGATTCACAATGAAACAGCAGACCTTTCTGAAACTGAGGAAAACTTGAAAACTTCTAAAAATATAGAGGAAGTAATTTTACAAACAGGAGAGAATGTATCTGAGgtacaaaaggaaataattttttttccagcagcagaaggtcctaaagaggaaagagaagggaTATCACAGTCTGAAGACAGCGATTCTGATG gAAGCTTTATTGAAGTGGATGCTGAAATCAGTAATGAGGGTGATTCACCTGCTAAATATGATGAGAGTCTGGGTGAAAAACCAGCACTTTCAGAAATGGAGAAGGACAAACAAGATGTTGTCACACAGAACTTGCAGGAATCTGATGGAGCGCAGCTGACAAACAGTCAGAATGCTGAACAAGAAAATGATGGTAAAGATGCAGCAGATGAGTGGCAAGACATCAGTTTG gaagaACTAGAAGAATTAGAAGATGACCTTTCTGTTGAGCAGGATGTGCTTCAAGCtcaaaaacagcagcaggagcgTGTTGCTTCTTCTGTAACAGGGCAGATGTTCTTGGAAAGCCAG GAGCTCCTCCGTCTGTTTGGCATTCCATACATCGAAGCTCCAATGGAAGCGGAGGCACAGTGTGCAATACTGGACCTCACTGACCAGACCTCTGGGACAATCACTGATGATAGTGATGTTTGGTTATTTGGTGCACGGCATGTTTATAAAAATTTCTTCAGTCAAAACAAATATGTGGAATATTATCAGTACATTGATTTTCAGAACCAGCTAG GGTTGGATCGAAACAAGTTAATTAATCTGGCGTACTTGCTTGGAAGTGACTACACTGAGGGCATCCCAAATGTTGGCTTTGTAACAGCGATGgagattttaaatgaatttcctGGGCGTGGATTGGAACCTCTCCTAAAATTCGC tGAATGGTGGCAGGAggctcaaaaaaataaaaaaatgagatctAATCCACATGATACCAAAGTCAAGAAGAAGTTGCGGGATCTACAGCTTTCTTCAGGTTTCCCAAATCCAGCAGTGGCAGAAGCATACCTGAAGCCTGTGGTGGATGAAAGAAGGGGTTCGTTCACCTGGGGGAAGCCTGATGTAGAGCAGATCAGAGAAT TCTGTAAAGATCACTTTGGCTGGACTAGGACAAAGATAGATGAAGTCCTTTTGCCTGTGATGAAACAGCTGAACTTGCAGCAG acTCAGCTTCGGATTGATTCATTCTTCAGACAAGCACAGCATGAAAAACAAGCTATTAAAAGTCAGAGACTACGCAGAGCTGTGACTTgtctgaagagaaaggaaaaagaagaagaagctgATGAAATTCGGGAAGCTACTGCTGTTATGGAGAAAGAACTTAAACAGcatgagaaaaggaaagggggaagtACTTCAGGCTGCTCAAATCATCAAGCCATGGCAACAGAAATCCAAagtggaaagagaaggaagcgTTCAGATTTCAGAAAGGAACCTTTATATGGAGGCGGTTTTGTTGGGAATTTGCATCTCTCAGAAACTTCTAGTGACTCCTCAGCAGAGGAATTGGAAAGCAGAGATTTAGATGAgagcaaaaggaggaaaattacCTCTGAAGTAGAGACAACAGAccataaagagaaaaaagggtACAGTAGCTCAAGTGGTGAGGATGAAGAACTGGGAAACCTGATCATGGTGACTGCCAAATCTGTGTTTgagggcagaaaacagaaaccacGGaataagagaggaaaaaaaaagaaaaagccttaa
- the ERCC5 gene encoding DNA excision repair protein ERCC-5 isoform X1, whose protein sequence is MGVQGLWKLLECTGRPINPETLEGKILAVDISIWLNQAIKGARDRHGNSIQNAHLLTLFNRLCKLLFFRIRPVFVFDGEAPLLKRQTLAKRRYRKDVAVRDSRTTTEKLLKTFLKRQAIKTALTGKSSEVLPSITQVRREEIDDIYVLPSLENEEKNSSEEEDEKEWEVRMSQKKILQEELFENPHSVDIESEDFNKLPPEIKHEILTDMKEFTKRKRTLFEAMPEESSDFSQYQLRGLLKKSNLNRCIEIVEKELNQQHSGQIQEQYENEGGFVKEVESRRVISEDTSHYILIKGIQAKEATSRDLETTAGPSSKKPEFTKLNKINESSANAEVVASDKLQTEKDKNVVTAPPSPRTLLAIQAAMAESSSEEELGYKDEGRLNVVPSITEEGSVSPRTLQAIQQALNDDDDEEEEVVTVRTDRVLTERSEMKDFLLSSSDEEDQVPEVREDKETPMSAIHSSTQVIMQDAEFGQKSQELEKNQITHKGTSISTAENYSCVDDARKEKEDKEESDSKMDLNSLENKDTNLCIQKPSYSPAENSIGSLIHNETADLSETEENLKTSKNIEEVILQTGENVSEVQKEIIFFPAAEGPKEEREGISQSEDSDSDGSFIEVDAEISNEGDSPAKYDESLGEKPALSEMEKDKQDVVTQNLQESDGAQLTNSQNAEQENDGKDAADEWQDISLEELEELEDDLSVEQDVLQAQKQQQERVASSVTGQMFLESQELLRLFGIPYIEAPMEAEAQCAILDLTDQTSGTITDDSDVWLFGARHVYKNFFSQNKYVEYYQYIDFQNQLGLDRNKLINLAYLLGSDYTEGIPNVGFVTAMEILNEFPGRGLEPLLKFAEWWQEAQKNKKMRSNPHDTKVKKKLRDLQLSSGFPNPAVAEAYLKPVVDERRGSFTWGKPDVEQIREFCKDHFGWTRTKIDEVLLPVMKQLNLQQTQLRIDSFFRQAQHEKQAIKSQRLRRAVTCLKRKEKEEEADEIREATAVMEKELKQHEKRKGGSTSGCSNHQAMATEIQSGKRRKRSDFRKEPLYGGGFVGNLHLSETSSDSSAEELESRDLDESKRRKITSEVETTDHKEKKGYSSSSGEDEELGNLIMVTAKSVFEGRKQKPRNKRGKKKKKP, encoded by the exons ATGGGAGTTCAAGGACTTTGGAAACTGCTTGAATGCACTGGAAGACCTATAAACCCAGAAACACTAGAAGGAAAAATTCTTGCTGTTG ATATTAGTATTTGGTTAAACCAAGCAATAAAGGGAGCCAGAGATCGTCATGGTAATTCCATACAAAATGCTCACCTTCTCACTCTGTTTAATCGGCTCTGCAAGTTACTGTTTTTCCGAATTCGGCCTGTCTTTGTTTTTGATGGAGAGGCACCGCTTCTGAAGAGACAGACCTTG GCTAAGCGAAGATACAGGAAGGATGTGGCTGTGCGTGATTCCAGGACAACTACAGAGAAactcttgaaaacatttttgaagagACAAGCTATCAAAACTGCTCTTACAGGCAAAAG CAGTGAAGTTTTGCCCAGTATAACACAAGTTCGGAGAGAAGAAATTGATGATATATATGTATTGCCTTCTTTAGAGAATGAAGAGAAGAACAG CTCAGAGGAGGAAGACGAAAAAGAATGGGAAGTGAGAATGAGCCAAAAAAAGATATTGCAG gAAGAATTATTTGAAAACCCTCATTCTGTAGATATTGAATCAGAAGATTTTAACAAGCTGCctccagaaataaaacatgAGATCTTGACTGATATGAAAGAATTTACAAAACGAAAAAGAACATTGTTTGAAGCAATGCCGGAG gagtCCAGTGACTTTTCCCAGTACCAGCTTAGGGGTTTGCTTAAGAAAAGCAACCTCAATCGGTGCATAGAAATTGTAGAAAAAGAATTGAATCAACAGCACTCTGGTCAAATCCAAGAACAGTATGAAAATGAAGGTGGTTTTGTGAAAGAAGTGGAATCTAGAAGGGTAATTTCTGAAGACACTTCTCACTATATCTTAATAAAAG gtATTCAAGCAAAAGAAGCTACTAGTAGAGACTTGGAAACTACTGCAGGACCCTCATCAAAAAAGCCTGAATTTACAAAGttgaataaaattaatgaatCTTCTGCAAATGCAGAAGTAGTTGCATCTGACAAGTTGCAGacagagaaagataaaaatgtagTAACAGCACCACCCTCTCCCCGGACTTTGCTTGCTATCCAGGCAGCTATGGCAGAAAGCAGCTCAGAAGAAGAACTGGGATACAAAGATGAAGGACGCTTGAACGTTGTCCCATCTATAACAGAGGAAGGTAGTGTGTCTCCAAGAACATTACAGGCAATTCAGCAAGCTCtgaatgatgatgatgatgaagaggaggaagttGTTACTGTTAGAACTGATAGAGTGCTAACAGAAAGGTCAGAAATGAAGGATTTTCTGCTTAGTAGCTCCGATGAGGAAGATCAGGTCCCTGAAGTACGGGAGGATAAAGAAACACCTATGTCTGCAATTCATTCATCAACCCAAGTGATTATGCAAGATGCTGAATTTGGACAAAAGAGTCAGgagttggaaaaaaatcaaattacacACAAGGGCACCAGTATATCCACAGCTGAAAATTATTCCTGTGTTGATGatgctagaaaagaaaaagaagacaaagaagaaagTGATTCAAAAATGGACTTAAATTCTTTGGAAAACAAGGATACAAACTTGTGCATTCAGAAGCCAAGCTATTCCCCTGCAGAAAATAGTATAGGGTCTTTGATTCACAATGAAACAGCAGACCTTTCTGAAACTGAGGAAAACTTGAAAACTTCTAAAAATATAGAGGAAGTAATTTTACAAACAGGAGAGAATGTATCTGAGgtacaaaaggaaataattttttttccagcagcagaaggtcctaaagaggaaagagaagggaTATCACAGTCTGAAGACAGCGATTCTGATG gAAGCTTTATTGAAGTGGATGCTGAAATCAGTAATGAGGGTGATTCACCTGCTAAATATGATGAGAGTCTGGGTGAAAAACCAGCACTTTCAGAAATGGAGAAGGACAAACAAGATGTTGTCACACAGAACTTGCAGGAATCTGATGGAGCGCAGCTGACAAACAGTCAGAATGCTGAACAAGAAAATGATGGTAAAGATGCAGCAGATGAGTGGCAAGACATCAGTTTG gaagaACTAGAAGAATTAGAAGATGACCTTTCTGTTGAGCAGGATGTGCTTCAAGCtcaaaaacagcagcaggagcgTGTTGCTTCTTCTGTAACAGGGCAGATGTTCTTGGAAAGCCAG GAGCTCCTCCGTCTGTTTGGCATTCCATACATCGAAGCTCCAATGGAAGCGGAGGCACAGTGTGCAATACTGGACCTCACTGACCAGACCTCTGGGACAATCACTGATGATAGTGATGTTTGGTTATTTGGTGCACGGCATGTTTATAAAAATTTCTTCAGTCAAAACAAATATGTGGAATATTATCAGTACATTGATTTTCAGAACCAGCTAG GGTTGGATCGAAACAAGTTAATTAATCTGGCGTACTTGCTTGGAAGTGACTACACTGAGGGCATCCCAAATGTTGGCTTTGTAACAGCGATGgagattttaaatgaatttcctGGGCGTGGATTGGAACCTCTCCTAAAATTCGC tGAATGGTGGCAGGAggctcaaaaaaataaaaaaatgagatctAATCCACATGATACCAAAGTCAAGAAGAAGTTGCGGGATCTACAGCTTTCTTCAGGTTTCCCAAATCCAGCAGTGGCAGAAGCATACCTGAAGCCTGTGGTGGATGAAAGAAGGGGTTCGTTCACCTGGGGGAAGCCTGATGTAGAGCAGATCAGAGAAT TCTGTAAAGATCACTTTGGCTGGACTAGGACAAAGATAGATGAAGTCCTTTTGCCTGTGATGAAACAGCTGAACTTGCAGCAG acTCAGCTTCGGATTGATTCATTCTTCAGACAAGCACAGCATGAAAAACAAGCTATTAAAAGTCAGAGACTACGCAGAGCTGTGACTTgtctgaagagaaaggaaaaagaagaagaagctgATGAAATTCGGGAAGCTACTGCTGTTATGGAGAAAGAACTTAAACAGcatgagaaaaggaaagggggaagtACTTCAGGCTGCTCAAATCATCAAGCCATGGCAACAGAAATCCAAagtggaaagagaaggaagcgTTCAGATTTCAGAAAGGAACCTTTATATGGAGGCGGTTTTGTTGGGAATTTGCATCTCTCAGAAACTTCTAGTGACTCCTCAGCAGAGGAATTGGAAAGCAGAGATTTAGATGAgagcaaaaggaggaaaattacCTCTGAAGTAGAGACAACAGAccataaagagaaaaaagggtACAGTAGCTCAAGTGGTGAGGATGAAGAACTGGGAAACCTGATCATGGTGACTGCCAAATCTGTGTTTgagggcagaaaacagaaaccacGGaataagagaggaaaaaaaaagaaaaagccttaa